One genomic window of Gracilinema caldarium DSM 7334 includes the following:
- a CDS encoding bifunctional folylpolyglutamate synthase/dihydrofolate synthase, with translation MKSFANSQEVFEWLSGYINFERGLSSKTFRIDRMQILAELANNPERCAPVIHVAGSKGKGSVTTMIADMLHEAGYRTGRYVSPHITEYRERVSRAEGFFDETIYATAGDELRILVKEAVQHYPELFDPTAPEGEEPTFFELLTLYFFLCCRLDHCDVMVVETGMGGRLDATNIVTPLVSVITPIELEHTQYLGTTYAAIAGEKAGIIKVGRPVVLAEQQVEALMVLRTTAADRQAPLWYLPELADIHDIQVTRQGTRFSINIKPQRLPSPLDIITAQDRPSLELSMVGAIQAQNALQALTAVRIAYPDIPMATLFKSLKNTCIPGRFERIHENPDIIIDGAHTPRSVKLCTDTFLHLYGRDNLLLFGCAADKDVETMARTVMPSFSHIIITKPGNFKKSNMERTEKAFTDTKVGFNVIVESIPDTLLAIERATFLTKATKKPLLVTGSFYLAADTRAFCTSI, from the coding sequence ATGAAGTCCTTTGCAAATTCACAAGAGGTTTTTGAATGGCTCTCCGGTTATATCAACTTTGAACGGGGACTTTCCTCCAAAACATTCAGAATAGATAGAATGCAGATCCTGGCGGAACTGGCAAACAACCCGGAACGTTGTGCCCCAGTAATTCATGTGGCGGGTTCCAAAGGTAAAGGATCTGTCACCACCATGATTGCGGACATGCTCCATGAGGCAGGATACCGCACGGGTCGTTACGTATCTCCTCATATCACCGAATACCGTGAACGGGTTTCCCGGGCAGAGGGGTTCTTTGATGAAACTATATACGCCACAGCAGGAGATGAACTGCGGATACTTGTAAAAGAAGCGGTACAACACTATCCAGAACTTTTTGATCCAACTGCCCCGGAAGGTGAAGAGCCTACTTTTTTTGAATTACTCACCCTATACTTTTTTCTCTGCTGCCGTCTGGATCATTGTGATGTTATGGTTGTTGAAACCGGTATGGGAGGCCGCCTGGATGCAACCAATATTGTAACCCCCCTCGTGTCGGTCATTACCCCCATAGAGCTTGAACATACCCAATATTTAGGAACCACCTATGCTGCCATAGCAGGAGAAAAGGCAGGTATTATCAAGGTCGGCCGTCCTGTAGTACTAGCTGAACAGCAGGTAGAAGCCCTCATGGTATTGAGAACCACGGCAGCAGATCGCCAGGCTCCTCTCTGGTACTTGCCAGAACTGGCGGATATCCATGATATTCAGGTAACCCGCCAGGGGACAAGGTTTTCCATCAATATAAAACCACAAAGACTCCCCTCACCCCTTGACATTATTACAGCCCAAGATCGGCCATCTTTAGAACTTTCCATGGTTGGAGCAATTCAGGCCCAGAACGCACTCCAGGCATTAACCGCAGTCCGCATCGCCTATCCAGATATACCTATGGCAACGCTATTTAAAAGCCTCAAAAATACTTGTATCCCCGGACGGTTTGAACGGATTCATGAAAACCCCGATATCATCATTGATGGGGCCCACACACCCCGCAGTGTAAAACTATGTACCGACACCTTTCTACATCTTTATGGACGGGACAACCTTTTACTCTTCGGTTGTGCTGCAGATAAGGATGTTGAGACGATGGCCCGTACCGTAATGCCTTCTTTTTCCCACATTATTATAACAAAACCAGGGAATTTTAAGAAAAGTAACATGGAGAGAACTGAAAAAGCCTTTACAGATACGAAAGTTGGCTTTAATGTAATAGTAGAAAGTATTCCGGATACACTGTTAGCCATAGAAAGAGCCACTTTTCTGACAAAAGCCACGAAAAAACCCCTTCTAGTAACCGGTTCTTTCTACCTGGCAGCGGATACCCGCGCTTTTTGTACATCAATTTAG
- a CDS encoding sensor histidine kinase, which produces MDENAPAKYDEDVIRIINQLKTEIIERKWAEKKSRDALDYAESIIDSVKHPLVVLDETKKVISANLAFYDLFNLTPGVVLGQNFLTLADGFFDFDEMNQLFEKKQSIEPQVVDIYRTFHLIGRKYLKAAIQGLQYNVKHLRFSFLTIEDITEQKLAEMRLRKALEDKSILIREVHHRVKNNLQILSSLLSLQITTLNDESPFQVLQEAQTRIMAIAAVHESLSDKGQLGKISIEEPIRRMIEGLDALYDDNVHVALTVDPIQLTINQATLLCLVLNEIVSNSHKNSFTNHTKSEKRIFIEIKEAKEHVVLTISDNGSGFGIGQNRLKSEGSDYSLGFILIKNLVEQQLRGQWNVKQMGGLIHEIRFTIEEDQTIPPVIVEEITS; this is translated from the coding sequence ATGGATGAAAATGCACCTGCCAAGTATGACGAGGATGTCATTCGGATTATTAATCAGTTAAAAACAGAGATTATCGAACGAAAATGGGCTGAAAAGAAATCTCGGGACGCCTTGGATTATGCAGAAAGCATCATCGATTCGGTAAAACATCCCCTCGTTGTGCTGGATGAAACCAAAAAAGTTATTTCAGCAAATCTTGCTTTTTATGATCTCTTTAACCTTACTCCCGGTGTTGTATTGGGGCAGAATTTTTTAACGCTGGCCGATGGCTTTTTCGATTTTGATGAAATGAACCAACTATTTGAGAAAAAGCAAAGTATAGAACCACAGGTTGTGGACATCTACCGCACCTTTCATCTTATCGGCAGGAAATATCTTAAAGCCGCAATTCAGGGATTACAGTACAATGTGAAACATCTCCGTTTTTCATTTCTTACTATCGAAGATATTACTGAGCAAAAACTAGCGGAAATGCGGCTCAGAAAGGCACTGGAAGATAAGAGCATCTTGATCCGGGAGGTACATCACCGGGTAAAAAATAACCTGCAAATACTTTCAAGCCTTCTGTCTCTGCAAATTACTACGCTCAATGATGAAAGTCCTTTTCAAGTTTTACAGGAAGCTCAAACAAGAATTATGGCAATTGCGGCGGTCCATGAAAGTCTTTCTGACAAAGGCCAATTGGGGAAAATATCTATTGAGGAACCCATTCGCCGTATGATAGAAGGGCTTGATGCCCTCTATGATGATAATGTCCACGTCGCTCTTACGGTTGATCCTATACAGCTCACCATTAACCAAGCGACGCTTCTCTGCCTGGTCCTCAACGAAATAGTAAGTAACTCCCATAAGAATTCCTTTACAAACCATACGAAATCAGAAAAGCGAATCTTTATTGAAATTAAAGAAGCAAAGGAGCATGTCGTTCTTACCATATCGGATAATGGAAGCGGTTTTGGTATCGGCCAAAATCGATTAAAATCGGAAGGAAGCGATTACTCTCTTGGATTTATCCTGATAAAAAATCTTGTTGAACAACAGTTGAGAGGTCAATGGAATGTAAAACAGATGGGCGGACTCATCCATGAAATCCGTTTTACGATAGAGGAAGATCAAACAATACCGCCAGTAATCGTAGAAGAGATCACTTCATAA
- a CDS encoding YicC/YloC family endoribonuclease has product MKSMTGYAYKEFRDESVSLSIEIKGYNNRFLEIYINLPPFLSMLENRLRDYVASRCERGKIELSLRLKELATDVSVSIDKNAAQAYYHAIVELAETLKIDEKPKLHTILGMEGVLQIEKIRDPERYWSLIEPVLRSAMDQFDTERIREGKATEDDILGHISALEHAAAVVEQYAPTLETQIKENLRNRFAELLGDSIDENRILAETAVLLMKYTISEEIARLKAHLAEFRAELERNPAPGKKLDFLCQEINREVNTIGSKSPILEVSRAVVTMKDALENVREQLRNVE; this is encoded by the coding sequence ATGAAGAGCATGACCGGCTATGCCTATAAGGAATTCCGGGATGAATCGGTCTCCCTTTCAATAGAAATAAAGGGTTACAATAATCGATTTCTCGAAATATACATCAACCTTCCTCCTTTTCTCAGTATGCTTGAGAATCGTCTCCGAGACTATGTTGCTAGCCGCTGTGAACGGGGAAAAATTGAGCTGTCTTTGCGACTAAAAGAATTAGCCACTGATGTTTCTGTGTCTATCGATAAAAATGCAGCTCAGGCTTATTATCATGCTATTGTTGAATTAGCTGAGACCCTGAAGATCGATGAAAAACCCAAACTCCATACCATTCTTGGTATGGAGGGTGTTCTACAGATAGAAAAGATCAGGGACCCAGAACGGTACTGGTCGCTTATAGAACCAGTTTTACGCTCTGCTATGGATCAGTTTGATACAGAACGAATCCGTGAAGGCAAAGCAACCGAAGATGATATTCTGGGGCACATTTCCGCTTTAGAGCACGCTGCTGCTGTGGTTGAACAGTATGCACCGACCCTCGAAACACAGATAAAGGAAAATCTGCGAAACCGTTTTGCTGAACTTTTAGGTGACAGTATTGATGAAAACCGAATTCTAGCAGAAACTGCGGTCCTTCTTATGAAGTACACTATTTCTGAAGAAATAGCTCGCTTAAAGGCCCACCTTGCAGAATTCAGGGCAGAACTTGAACGGAATCCAGCACCGGGTAAAAAGTTAGATTTCCTCTGTCAGGAAATAAACCGAGAGGTGAATACAATCGGTTCGAAGAGTCCAATCCTGGAAGTGAGCCGGGCAGTGGTTACCATGAAGGATGCCCTTGAAAATGTTAGAGAACAGTTAAGGAATGTTGAATGA
- a CDS encoding pseudouridine synthase, with product MMHTSPDPFIVASSNSYLIIYKPPGLATAPLVKGEQYTLVSWCVTRFPEVGDVVGKKAIEGGLLHRLDTDTNGLVLFARNQAAYENLLEQQAYGRILKQYRAWCQMWDAEKTLIGPGFPPPPVQLVPPLSQPLEVASLFRPYGPGRKQVRPVVSRTQKGLTLDHGQPYKTLIRSIEREEHASTIYLLDVQIERGFRHQIRCHLAWLGFPIVGDPLYNPRYSLGPCKHLLALQAYGLEFLDPDTRQPVAYSLLL from the coding sequence ATGATGCACACCAGTCCTGACCCCTTTATTGTAGCGAGTTCTAATTCCTATCTCATTATTTATAAACCTCCAGGCCTTGCAACAGCACCCCTTGTTAAAGGAGAACAGTACACACTGGTTTCCTGGTGTGTGACCCGTTTCCCTGAAGTCGGTGATGTGGTGGGTAAAAAAGCCATAGAAGGTGGACTGCTTCATAGGCTCGACACAGATACCAATGGACTCGTGCTCTTCGCCCGAAACCAAGCTGCCTATGAGAATCTTTTGGAACAGCAAGCATATGGCAGGATATTAAAACAGTACCGGGCCTGGTGTCAAATGTGGGATGCTGAAAAGACCCTTATCGGTCCTGGGTTCCCACCACCGCCAGTTCAGTTGGTTCCTCCCTTATCACAACCCCTCGAAGTAGCCAGTCTATTCCGGCCCTATGGTCCAGGCCGGAAACAGGTTCGGCCGGTTGTATCCAGGACACAGAAGGGGCTTACATTGGACCATGGTCAGCCCTATAAAACCCTTATTCGGTCCATAGAACGAGAAGAGCATGCTTCAACTATTTATTTACTGGATGTTCAGATAGAACGGGGATTCAGACACCAGATTCGCTGTCACCTAGCATGGCTTGGTTTCCCCATAGTAGGAGACCCGCTGTATAATCCACGGTATTCCCTCGGTCCATGTAAGCATCTTCTTGCGCTCCAGGCCTATGGTCTTGAGTTTTTAGATCCTGATACCCGACAACCTGTCGCTTATTCATTGTTATTATGA
- a CDS encoding 4Fe-4S binding protein: MVFKKMHPVQITRRISLGIVLIGFTLLTILHQKLQGFPAVDALCPFGGLETLLKYVAGGELIKRITAGNIVLFGAIVALGIVLSRFFCGWFCAFGALQGVFGWIGKKLFKRRFEVPKRIDSILRWVKYPVLVGILYFTWTTATLVIRPYDPVATYGHVSAGLSELWGEFGVGLIILILTLLGSLLYDRVFCKYVCPLGAVNAILSRVPLFRIKRVENTCISCSKCDKVCPMNVEVSTVQAINSPECIACMECVTACPTKKPSLVATLGGKVLNLWTVVIIGLAIYVGAVLIGQVTGMLQFVPPKLTDLASKGAINVADIKGSSTFAEVATAFGIETEQLYRELGLDMKKVPETTKLKDTAAVAGIEEFETDTVRFAVAKILGVPYAGESGEGAEAQTTAKQETEKTNSTSIETPTQTSVQTAQPVSETKSPTAFVVPVDFVLEGTMTIQDVAKVLSVSAKQVIEKLGLPADIPVDKPLKDMKDQYGYSMGALKEKIKQ, encoded by the coding sequence ATGGTTTTTAAGAAAATGCACCCGGTACAGATTACGCGGAGAATTTCTTTAGGCATTGTCCTAATTGGTTTTACTCTACTTACCATTCTGCATCAAAAACTGCAGGGGTTCCCGGCAGTTGATGCACTGTGTCCTTTTGGAGGACTTGAAACATTGCTGAAGTATGTTGCAGGAGGCGAGTTGATAAAACGAATCACTGCGGGCAATATAGTATTATTTGGTGCCATAGTTGCACTTGGAATTGTTTTATCACGTTTCTTCTGTGGTTGGTTCTGTGCCTTTGGCGCATTACAAGGGGTCTTTGGCTGGATCGGAAAGAAGCTATTTAAAAGGCGGTTTGAGGTCCCCAAAAGAATAGATAGCATTTTACGATGGGTTAAGTATCCGGTGCTTGTGGGCATTCTCTATTTCACCTGGACAACAGCCACACTGGTGATTCGCCCCTATGATCCTGTAGCAACCTATGGACATGTATCTGCAGGTTTGAGTGAATTATGGGGCGAATTTGGTGTCGGTCTTATTATTTTGATTCTTACCCTTCTGGGTTCTCTGTTGTATGATCGGGTGTTTTGCAAATATGTCTGTCCATTAGGAGCAGTAAATGCCATCCTCAGCAGAGTTCCCCTATTCAGAATAAAACGGGTCGAAAATACCTGTATTTCCTGTTCCAAATGCGACAAGGTCTGCCCCATGAATGTAGAAGTTTCTACAGTGCAGGCTATCAATTCACCCGAATGTATCGCCTGTATGGAATGTGTGACCGCCTGTCCGACGAAAAAACCATCCTTGGTTGCAACGCTGGGAGGCAAAGTCCTTAACCTGTGGACTGTAGTTATTATAGGACTTGCCATTTATGTTGGAGCCGTTCTTATAGGGCAAGTTACAGGAATGCTTCAGTTTGTTCCCCCAAAATTAACCGATCTGGCTTCGAAAGGGGCAATCAATGTCGCTGATATTAAGGGTTCATCAACCTTTGCAGAAGTTGCTACGGCCTTTGGAATTGAGACAGAACAGCTTTATCGTGAGCTGGGGCTCGACATGAAAAAGGTTCCTGAGACCACCAAATTAAAGGATACAGCCGCAGTTGCAGGTATAGAAGAATTCGAGACCGATACAGTACGTTTTGCTGTAGCAAAAATCCTGGGTGTTCCTTATGCCGGTGAAAGTGGCGAGGGGGCTGAAGCACAGACAACTGCAAAACAAGAGACTGAGAAAACAAACTCCACGAGCATTGAAACTCCTACACAAACTTCCGTTCAAACAGCTCAGCCGGTGTCTGAAACCAAATCGCCAACTGCCTTTGTAGTCCCTGTAGATTTTGTACTTGAAGGTACTATGACTATCCAAGACGTGGCAAAGGTTCTTTCAGTTTCTGCGAAACAGGTCATCGAAAAGCTTGGCCTTCCTGCGGATATCCCTGTTGATAAGCCCCTCAAGGATATGAAAGACCAGTATGGCTATAGTATGGGTGCTTTAAAGGAAAAAATTAAACAGTGA
- a CDS encoding A/G-specific adenine glycosylase, which produces METDHSQLPEQHQLAEFRRTVWKNYREQGRSFPWRHINDSWGILVSEVMLQQTQTNRVVPYWLRWMEKWPTPLALASVSMDEVLREWAGLGYNRRGRNLKLAAETIVSTFNGQVPRTRDSLLQLPGIGPYTAGAILCFAFNEPVVFIETNIRSVLLHFFFQDEKKVPDSQLIPILEQTLDRQNPREWYYALMDYGAQLKKITVNPNRRSAHYSRQSPFKGSLREARGFIVRELATRGPISLERLAASTTISYERLKTALDSLVQEQMVAEQSGRYMIQE; this is translated from the coding sequence ATGGAAACTGATCATTCTCAGCTCCCTGAACAACATCAACTGGCAGAGTTTCGACGGACGGTATGGAAAAATTACCGTGAGCAGGGGCGGAGTTTCCCCTGGCGCCATATTAATGATAGTTGGGGCATTCTTGTGTCCGAGGTTATGCTTCAGCAGACCCAAACGAACCGGGTTGTTCCCTACTGGCTCCGCTGGATGGAAAAATGGCCCACACCTCTGGCCTTAGCATCAGTCAGCATGGATGAGGTCCTGCGGGAATGGGCTGGTCTTGGTTATAACCGCCGGGGCCGCAATCTGAAGCTTGCGGCGGAAACCATTGTTTCCACCTTTAATGGACAGGTTCCCAGAACAAGGGATTCTCTTCTACAGCTTCCCGGTATCGGCCCCTATACTGCGGGAGCTATTCTTTGTTTTGCCTTTAACGAACCAGTAGTATTTATAGAAACGAATATACGCTCGGTTCTGCTGCATTTTTTCTTTCAGGACGAAAAAAAGGTCCCCGACAGCCAGCTGATACCAATCCTGGAACAAACCTTAGATCGGCAAAATCCCCGTGAATGGTACTATGCGCTTATGGATTATGGAGCTCAGTTGAAAAAAATTACCGTAAATCCAAACCGACGCAGCGCCCATTATAGCCGACAATCACCCTTTAAGGGATCTTTACGGGAAGCCCGTGGTTTTATAGTTCGAGAACTTGCCACACGAGGCCCCATAAGCCTGGAGAGGCTTGCCGCATCGACCACGATTTCATATGAACGGCTAAAAACAGCCCTCGACTCACTTGTACAAGAGCAGATGGTAGCAGAACAATCGGGCCGCTACATGATACAGGAGTAA
- a CDS encoding 7TM diverse intracellular signaling domain-containing protein — MKHKEVLLLLICLTVSYSVFAQQDSGKRYLLPSWQTKAGEIQNGTSSTLDRSGWNTITLPAQLLLENNSAWIYREFDFNDIPFRQPYYMVLGRIDAAYEVFLNDSFIASRGHIPTSSESFSLPGNQSACFLLPSGLVKTSGKNQLAIRLYCPARAVPLFPIEITDARGAQFENQIVSFLNATVYTILAALCGFIGVYFFALWLARKTDKPNLWYAIAAISVAFYFAEIGADTTLLPYTVNRAIAKFCLSISMSSLVQFFMNFLTLKIPRWFSWLLLLIPTVITIAFLASSNDLIAIGNVFNAALLFIQFCILFIAIITIWAVIKGNKEAVPLLIGVILGVGLGTHDVLYSMLGKKPLMWLQGIGFFCMNLSLFISLTFRSSHLYKDLESYSQEVHKKTEQLSQFIEQLDKTAQTVVSLSQDIDEDAGKAANSAETMAKGAEQIRQGANTQMKAMLESRQSIQNFTLSLDKVTTGVHRQAEGIKQSADSISVVADAVANVATHMEQTARSAEALQESAEQGLAASREMTESIGKIKNLSGTMVSRSSRRTLDSIVSIRNALSSQQRASEQLKKSIDAIVQENSSIVQLIQELAQENRKGQQAVASMRKLLETRTA; from the coding sequence ATGAAACACAAAGAGGTCCTACTATTACTGATTTGCCTGACAGTTTCGTATTCAGTCTTTGCACAACAAGATAGTGGAAAACGATATCTCTTACCTTCCTGGCAGACTAAGGCAGGGGAAATTCAGAATGGGACCTCTAGTACTTTGGATCGTTCAGGGTGGAACACTATAACGCTTCCTGCACAACTTCTCCTGGAAAATAACTCTGCCTGGATATACAGGGAATTTGATTTTAACGACATACCCTTCCGGCAACCCTATTATATGGTGCTCGGCAGGATTGATGCAGCCTATGAGGTCTTCCTGAACGACAGCTTTATTGCATCCCGAGGCCACATACCAACTTCTTCAGAATCATTTTCATTGCCGGGTAATCAATCGGCTTGCTTTCTCCTTCCTTCAGGTCTTGTAAAAACCTCTGGTAAAAATCAGCTTGCTATCAGATTATATTGTCCTGCCCGGGCAGTACCGTTATTTCCCATAGAAATAACCGATGCAAGGGGTGCTCAATTTGAAAACCAGATTGTCTCCTTTTTAAATGCAACCGTATATACTATTTTAGCCGCCCTCTGTGGTTTTATTGGTGTATATTTCTTCGCCCTTTGGCTTGCTAGAAAAACTGATAAGCCAAATTTATGGTATGCCATTGCAGCGATTTCTGTTGCCTTTTATTTTGCTGAAATAGGAGCCGATACAACCCTGCTTCCCTATACTGTGAATCGAGCAATCGCAAAATTCTGTCTCAGTATTTCCATGTCTAGTCTCGTACAATTTTTCATGAACTTTTTAACTTTAAAGATTCCCCGATGGTTTTCTTGGTTGCTCCTGCTTATCCCTACGGTTATTACCATAGCATTTCTTGCTTCAAGTAATGACCTTATTGCAATAGGAAATGTCTTTAATGCTGCACTTTTGTTCATTCAATTTTGTATACTTTTTATTGCAATTATTACTATATGGGCTGTCATAAAAGGTAACAAAGAAGCTGTCCCTTTGCTTATTGGTGTAATCCTTGGTGTAGGCCTAGGCACCCATGATGTACTATATTCAATGCTTGGTAAAAAACCACTCATGTGGCTTCAGGGCATTGGATTCTTTTGTATGAATCTTTCGTTATTTATCTCCCTTACCTTTAGATCCTCCCATCTGTATAAAGATTTAGAAAGCTATTCTCAAGAAGTTCATAAAAAAACCGAGCAATTGAGCCAGTTCATCGAACAACTTGATAAAACAGCCCAAACAGTTGTTTCTCTTTCTCAGGATATTGATGAAGATGCCGGTAAGGCTGCAAATTCGGCAGAGACTATGGCAAAGGGAGCCGAACAAATTCGGCAAGGGGCAAATACCCAGATGAAAGCCATGCTGGAATCCCGACAATCAATTCAGAATTTTACCCTTTCACTTGATAAGGTAACCACAGGAGTGCATCGCCAGGCTGAAGGAATAAAACAGTCTGCTGATTCTATTTCTGTTGTTGCAGATGCTGTAGCTAACGTAGCAACCCATATGGAACAGACCGCCCGTTCAGCTGAGGCACTTCAGGAATCGGCAGAACAGGGGTTAGCAGCATCACGGGAAATGACCGAATCTATAGGGAAAATAAAAAACTTATCTGGTACTATGGTATCAAGAAGCTCACGGCGTACCCTTGATAGTATTGTGTCCATTCGGAATGCTCTTTCATCACAACAGCGTGCATCAGAACAATTGAAAAAGTCAATTGATGCTATTGTTCAGGAAAATAGCAGTATTGTTCAGCTGATACAAGAGCTGGCACAGGAAAACCGAAAGGGCCAACAAGCGGTCGCTTCGATGAGAAAATTACTCGAAACCAGAACTGCATGA
- the murC gene encoding UDP-N-acetylmuramate--L-alanine ligase — MENPYSLPQTISGMTVHFVGIKGTGMCALAELFHRSGARVTGSDRSEQFYTDAILQELGIPYVETFSAENLPIDTDLVIYSAAYSPETNEELKAALSRSVPILKYTDALGAYSVRFDSSGIAGVHGKTTTTALTGTLLQGLALPAQILAGSAVGNFGGRSTLVLGNEFFVAETCEYRRHFLSFHPQRIVLTSVESDHQDYYPSYESIRDAFVEYVLLLPKGGELIYCADDRGACEVADLVHKERNDIVFIPYGFTADGIYRILSIQNEAERTLFSIQGLPVTFKLPVPGKHTVLNAVAALALTLSIRKHYLGTELLDESTLEVLNKALESFKGSKRRSEIIGEAKGILIMDDYGHHPTAIKTTLEGLRAFYPQRRLVVSFMSHTYTRTAALLDEFADSLKAADVVILHKIYGSAREHYSGGVTGRTLYEKTRTFRDQVYYFDEIMDALPFLKQELRRGDLFVTLGAGDNWKLGKALYEELQHEEHDRLCL; from the coding sequence ATGGAGAACCCCTATAGTTTACCACAAACAATTTCAGGTATGACAGTACACTTTGTCGGTATAAAGGGAACTGGCATGTGTGCCCTGGCAGAACTATTTCATCGTTCCGGCGCGAGAGTTACCGGTTCAGACAGATCTGAACAGTTTTATACTGATGCCATTTTACAGGAATTGGGTATTCCCTATGTTGAAACTTTTTCTGCAGAGAACCTACCTATTGATACAGACCTGGTCATTTATTCTGCCGCATACAGTCCTGAAACGAACGAAGAACTGAAAGCTGCGTTATCCCGCTCTGTACCTATTCTTAAATATACCGACGCTTTAGGTGCTTATTCAGTGCGTTTCGATTCATCGGGTATTGCGGGAGTTCATGGAAAAACAACGACTACCGCTCTTACAGGGACGCTTCTTCAAGGTCTGGCATTGCCAGCTCAAATATTGGCAGGCAGTGCGGTTGGAAACTTTGGAGGACGGTCTACCCTGGTGTTGGGGAATGAGTTTTTTGTGGCTGAAACCTGTGAATATCGGCGACATTTTCTGTCTTTTCATCCCCAGCGTATTGTCCTGACCAGTGTGGAAAGCGATCACCAAGACTATTATCCAAGCTATGAATCTATTCGGGATGCCTTTGTTGAATATGTCCTGTTACTTCCAAAAGGGGGAGAGCTGATCTATTGTGCCGATGACAGGGGTGCCTGCGAAGTTGCAGATCTTGTACATAAGGAGCGGAACGATATTGTATTCATCCCTTATGGTTTTACAGCAGATGGTATTTATCGGATACTGAGTATACAAAACGAAGCAGAACGTACTCTGTTTTCAATCCAGGGTTTGCCCGTAACCTTCAAACTTCCGGTACCAGGAAAACATACAGTGCTCAATGCAGTCGCAGCCCTTGCCTTAACCCTGTCGATCCGTAAGCACTATCTCGGTACCGAGTTGTTAGATGAATCGACCCTCGAAGTTCTTAATAAAGCCCTGGAATCATTTAAGGGCAGCAAGCGGCGTTCTGAAATTATTGGCGAGGCCAAGGGCATACTCATTATGGATGACTATGGACATCATCCTACAGCTATTAAAACGACCCTGGAGGGTCTTCGTGCCTTTTATCCTCAGCGTAGGCTTGTGGTTAGTTTTATGTCCCATACTTACACGCGGACTGCGGCTCTGCTCGATGAATTTGCCGATTCTCTCAAAGCCGCCGATGTAGTCATTTTACATAAAATTTATGGTTCTGCCAGAGAACACTATTCAGGCGGTGTAACTGGTAGAACCCTTTACGAAAAAACTAGAACCTTCCGGGATCAGGTCTATTATTTTGATGAGATTATGGATGCCCTGCCTTTTTTAAAACAGGAATTACGAAGGGGAGACCTTTTTGTTACCCTTGGAGCAGGGGATAACTGGAAATTGGGTAAAGCCCTTTACGAGGAGTTGCAGCATGAAGAGCATGACCGGCTATGCCTATAA
- the cmk gene encoding (d)CMP kinase, with product MSKLEPKIAISGKSGCGNTTVSRLVAEKLGLRFINFTFRSLAQEMGLTLEDVLLKAKDDEWWDREVDRRQVELARQDGGCVLGSRLAIWMLPEADLKVYLKASPEVRLERIYKREGGDRSALASFTAERDRQDWERYLRLYNIDNNNYHFADIIVDTDHMEPEAIAELIMKALREKE from the coding sequence ATGAGTAAATTAGAGCCTAAAATTGCGATTTCTGGGAAAAGTGGCTGTGGTAACACTACGGTGAGCCGCCTGGTTGCTGAAAAACTGGGGCTGCGATTCATCAATTTTACATTTCGGTCCTTAGCTCAGGAAATGGGTCTGACCCTTGAAGATGTATTATTAAAGGCTAAGGATGATGAATGGTGGGATCGGGAAGTAGACCGGCGTCAGGTAGAATTGGCTCGTCAGGATGGGGGCTGTGTGCTGGGGTCCCGGCTAGCTATCTGGATGCTTCCTGAAGCGGATCTTAAGGTGTATCTCAAGGCTTCTCCCGAAGTACGGCTTGAACGGATCTACAAACGAGAAGGGGGAGACCGCTCAGCCCTGGCTTCGTTTACTGCAGAGCGGGACCGCCAAGACTGGGAACGGTATCTCCGTTTGTACAATATTGACAACAACAATTACCATTTTGCTGATATAATTGTTGATACAGACCACATGGAGCCAGAAGCGATTGCCGAGCTTATCATGAAGGCCTTAAGGGAAAAGGAATGA